A stretch of the uncultured Desulfobacter sp. genome encodes the following:
- a CDS encoding response regulator, translating into MDALKNFASKNFTEQVELLKDIEKKKDYAAIPELAELCKQSDPFDQATFMAKNTLRSLLLENEAYTVKGLMSDNLNFKKISLQVCCRKKCPSATSILLTLFSSLISKQSSELISGHPHYNEGFEILSALSLIQPPEALEIFRQYMHHKDSLIASLAIKTIGQYKDVESVDALCKIVAKAEADDSYEECELTVAGAIDALAMINTDKAISFLASKIHHRNPVARRIIHAVFPMLGPETIRYIAPFLLDADTDLKIMAVNILGTIGDKKGAEFIVEAVDRGVADHPNVKFAVYEALGQMFSMKSLVHLTDGLFEQDPSILIAVVTSLNNQSNPGVTKKIKEIIGKDETHASRLINAIVASRALTLFESLYEDETIGNKMVEAILKSNDKGLCGTFSKKLKAMKHKRAEFDENKIKSISSGQSNKKILIVDDSKSMLAFYRTVISAMQISVTAAENGRQAWDILESDNSFDLILTDLNMPVMTGIELTQKVRANNSVDRIPIVIATTESEQSQEQLAKKMGANDFIKKPFSADQLQNKINTFI; encoded by the coding sequence ATGGACGCGCTTAAAAATTTTGCATCAAAAAATTTCACGGAACAAGTCGAGCTGCTAAAGGATATTGAAAAAAAGAAAGACTATGCAGCGATACCCGAACTTGCCGAGTTATGCAAACAAAGTGATCCGTTTGACCAAGCAACGTTCATGGCTAAAAATACGCTTAGATCCCTTTTATTGGAAAACGAAGCTTACACAGTAAAAGGTCTTATGTCCGATAATCTAAATTTTAAAAAAATAAGTTTACAGGTTTGCTGCCGAAAAAAATGTCCGTCTGCTACGTCTATACTTCTCACACTTTTTTCGAGCCTTATTTCAAAACAATCTTCTGAATTGATATCAGGGCATCCGCATTATAACGAAGGCTTTGAAATTCTCTCTGCGCTCTCATTAATTCAACCGCCTGAAGCGCTTGAAATATTCCGACAATATATGCACCATAAAGATTCTTTGATCGCATCATTAGCCATTAAAACCATAGGACAGTATAAGGATGTTGAGTCGGTTGATGCGCTATGCAAAATCGTGGCAAAAGCAGAAGCAGATGACAGTTATGAAGAATGTGAACTAACTGTCGCCGGTGCAATTGATGCCCTGGCAATGATCAACACCGACAAGGCAATATCTTTTCTGGCATCAAAAATTCATCATCGCAATCCAGTGGCCAGAAGAATTATTCACGCTGTGTTTCCAATGCTCGGCCCGGAAACCATCCGTTATATTGCGCCTTTTCTCTTGGATGCCGATACGGATTTAAAAATTATGGCCGTGAACATCCTCGGCACCATTGGAGACAAAAAAGGGGCCGAGTTTATTGTAGAGGCCGTCGATAGAGGAGTCGCCGATCATCCGAATGTCAAATTTGCCGTGTATGAAGCGTTGGGCCAAATGTTTTCAATGAAGAGCCTTGTCCACCTTACCGACGGTCTTTTTGAGCAGGACCCATCAATACTTATCGCAGTGGTCACCTCGCTCAACAATCAAAGTAACCCGGGCGTGACAAAAAAAATAAAAGAGATAATTGGAAAGGATGAAACGCATGCATCCCGGTTAATAAACGCCATTGTCGCATCAAGAGCGCTTACCCTGTTCGAATCTCTTTATGAAGATGAGACCATCGGCAACAAAATGGTTGAAGCGATTCTTAAATCAAACGACAAGGGGCTTTGCGGCACATTTTCGAAAAAGCTAAAAGCCATGAAACATAAAAGGGCGGAATTTGATGAAAATAAAATAAAATCAATTTCGTCAGGTCAATCGAACAAAAAAATACTTATTGTTGATGATTCAAAATCGATGTTGGCATTTTACCGCACTGTTATTTCAGCGATGCAGATTTCGGTCACAGCGGCAGAAAACGGCCGGCAAGCATGGGATATACTCGAATCGGACAATTCATTTGATCTGATTTTAACGGACCTTAACATGCCGGTAATGACTGGAATAGAATTAACCCAGAAAGTCAGGGCAAATAATTCTGTAGATCGTATTCCCATTGTAATTGCCACGACGGAATCAGAGCAGTCACAAGAGCAATTAGCAAAAAAAATGGGGGCCAACGATTTTATCAAAAAGCCGTTTTCGGCAGATCAGCTTCAAAATAAAATAAATACGTTTATCTGA
- a CDS encoding GntR family transcriptional regulator, with translation MNKEIYNTLKDRIIHLDYEPGTILKEQELAAQFGVSRTPLRTVLFRLEWEHLIKILPRTGIFVMELELSTITNVFQARLELEAVIGTMAFARMSPDQIQQFKALERKCSALKEEKNPKKLSSIDMENKQIFHQAAGNPFLAEMSEHLYALTYRLWYFNLLKMDSANWGNEVEAVREDLVILSQCFTSGNPEQLGQARKNQLLKHLERIRSSFLGLSAI, from the coding sequence ATGAATAAAGAGATATATAACACATTAAAAGACAGGATCATCCATCTCGATTATGAACCGGGAACGATTCTCAAAGAACAGGAGTTGGCGGCTCAATTTGGCGTAAGCCGCACCCCTTTGCGCACCGTGCTTTTCCGCCTGGAGTGGGAACATTTGATTAAGATTCTGCCCCGTACGGGTATTTTTGTCATGGAATTGGAACTTTCCACCATCACCAATGTTTTTCAGGCTCGTCTGGAGCTTGAAGCTGTGATCGGGACCATGGCCTTTGCCCGGATGTCACCGGATCAGATTCAGCAATTCAAGGCGCTTGAGCGTAAATGCAGTGCATTGAAAGAGGAAAAAAATCCTAAAAAATTGTCCAGCATTGACATGGAAAATAAACAGATATTTCATCAGGCTGCGGGGAACCCGTTCTTGGCTGAAATGTCTGAGCATCTTTATGCCCTGACCTACCGATTGTGGTATTTTAACCTGCTCAAAATGGATTCCGCCAACTGGGGAAATGAAGTTGAAGCCGTTCGCGAAGATTTGGTTATATTGTCCCAATGTTTTACATCCGGTAACCCTGAACAGTTGGGGCAGGCCAGGAAAAATCAGCTTTTAAAACATCTTGAACGAATCCGCTCATCTTTCCTGGGGCTGTCGGCCATCTAA
- a CDS encoding FAD-binding oxidoreductase: MTYEKITHGLWSATAPDRPKLDTFSGEKQTDVAIIGGGYTGLSAALHLARHGHSCVVLEAKDVGFGGAGRNVGLVNAGLWLMPKDVISLVGKDYGQALIRVLGASPQLVYSLVKEYNMDCEAWPNGTLHCADSRAGYKALQERERQWQKIGAPVRLLEKDEAAEKLGSKAYRGALLDERAGTIQPLAYTFGLANAALKEGAELYNNAPVIGLDKTASEYTLTTPNGRLKAKKVIIAVMGYPEQAFGEHMNNLVPFNYFQFATAPIPKSVLKTVLPGKNGIWDTNLILSSFRLDKNGRLSVGSVGSLDGFAMDVNQAWAQRTLNKVFPQIGDIKLEYAWYGRIAMTTNHIPRFHVLDDHMAMVTCYNGRGIGPGTVFGKLLAKYMSGGSTADIPLPVSPVKAVNLRALRGLFYEAGSRLYHYVQRRTPIF, encoded by the coding sequence ATGACATATGAAAAGATAACACACGGGCTGTGGAGCGCTACAGCACCGGACAGGCCAAAGCTGGATACGTTTTCCGGGGAAAAGCAGACAGACGTTGCCATCATCGGAGGCGGATACACCGGGCTGTCAGCAGCCCTTCATCTTGCCCGTCATGGGCATTCCTGCGTTGTGCTTGAAGCAAAAGATGTCGGATTCGGCGGTGCCGGAAGAAATGTAGGCCTGGTAAATGCAGGATTGTGGCTTATGCCCAAAGATGTCATATCCCTTGTGGGAAAGGACTATGGCCAAGCCCTGATCCGGGTGCTGGGGGCATCCCCCCAACTGGTATACAGCCTGGTTAAAGAATATAATATGGATTGCGAGGCATGGCCCAACGGAACCCTTCATTGTGCAGATTCAAGGGCAGGCTACAAAGCCCTTCAGGAACGCGAACGCCAGTGGCAAAAAATAGGCGCGCCGGTTCGTCTGCTTGAAAAGGACGAGGCAGCCGAGAAACTGGGCTCAAAGGCGTATCGCGGCGCTCTACTTGATGAACGAGCCGGAACTATCCAGCCCCTGGCCTATACCTTTGGACTGGCCAATGCGGCTTTAAAAGAAGGCGCGGAACTTTACAATAACGCCCCTGTGATCGGGCTGGATAAAACCGCTTCGGAATATACCCTGACAACTCCCAATGGGCGGCTTAAGGCAAAAAAAGTAATTATTGCTGTCATGGGATATCCGGAACAGGCCTTTGGCGAGCATATGAATAATCTGGTCCCCTTTAACTATTTTCAGTTTGCTACAGCGCCGATCCCCAAATCTGTTTTAAAAACCGTACTGCCTGGAAAGAACGGCATCTGGGATACCAACCTGATTCTTTCCTCCTTCCGTCTGGATAAAAATGGCCGCCTGTCCGTGGGCAGTGTGGGCAGCCTTGACGGATTTGCCATGGATGTAAACCAGGCCTGGGCACAACGTACGTTGAACAAAGTTTTCCCTCAAATCGGCGACATAAAACTAGAGTACGCCTGGTACGGCCGAATTGCCATGACCACCAACCATATTCCGCGCTTTCATGTCCTGGATGATCATATGGCCATGGTCACCTGCTACAATGGCCGGGGCATAGGGCCTGGAACGGTATTTGGCAAACTGCTGGCAAAATACATGAGCGGCGGCTCGACCGCTGACATCCCCCTGCCTGTATCCCCTGTGAAAGCGGTAAATTTACGGGCGCTTCGCGGCCTGTTTTACGAGGCCGGATCCAGACTTTACCATTATGTACAGCGCAGGACACCCATTTTTTAA
- a CDS encoding alpha/beta fold hydrolase, with protein MILLVSLAVIAAIVFLSGPRVRIDQTIFPKDFPVDLDDYLILQEQQFSDIIPGTQKAVIWAGTPNEQTEFSVVYIHGFSATRKETAPLSDIVAQTLKANLFYTRLTGHGRTGQAMAGADVNDWLNDVVDGYEIGRRLGSKVIMIGCSTGGTSLAWLAHRAATVGGMDALYACIFLSPNFRPQNSFSSMLTWPWGLQIARIVIGKEREMTPENKGHEQYWINRYPVEALLPMMGMVTLVRGLDLSKIRVPGLVIFSPQDQIIHIPSLEQAFKKMGCVRKQLVPFTGSSDPGQHILAGDIFSPGTSKELAEMIVAFVQIQDA; from the coding sequence ATGATTCTGTTGGTCAGTCTTGCGGTTATTGCAGCGATTGTTTTTTTATCCGGTCCCCGGGTCCGTATCGATCAAACTATATTTCCTAAAGATTTTCCTGTGGATCTGGATGACTACCTAATTCTTCAGGAGCAACAGTTCTCCGACATTATCCCCGGCACCCAAAAAGCAGTGATCTGGGCGGGAACACCCAATGAACAGACTGAATTTAGCGTGGTCTATATCCACGGGTTTTCGGCCACACGTAAAGAAACAGCACCTTTGAGCGACATTGTAGCGCAAACTCTGAAAGCTAATCTGTTTTATACACGCCTTACAGGCCATGGCCGAACCGGCCAGGCCATGGCAGGAGCCGATGTTAATGACTGGCTCAATGATGTGGTTGACGGCTATGAGATCGGTCGGCGCCTGGGTTCAAAGGTGATCATGATCGGTTGTTCCACCGGCGGCACCAGCCTTGCCTGGTTGGCCCATCGGGCCGCGACCGTGGGCGGCATGGACGCCCTTTATGCCTGCATTTTTTTATCTCCCAATTTCAGACCCCAAAACAGTTTTTCATCCATGCTTACTTGGCCCTGGGGACTGCAGATTGCCCGAATTGTGATAGGCAAAGAGAGGGAGATGACACCCGAAAATAAAGGCCATGAACAATATTGGATTAACCGGTATCCTGTGGAAGCGCTTTTGCCCATGATGGGTATGGTCACACTTGTCAGGGGGCTGGATCTTTCAAAGATTCGTGTGCCCGGCCTTGTGATCTTTTCTCCCCAAGATCAGATTATTCATATCCCCTCCCTGGAACAAGCTTTTAAAAAGATGGGCTGCGTTAGAAAGCAGCTGGTTCCCTTTACCGGTTCTTCGGATCCGGGACAGCATATTCTGGCCGGTGATATTTTTTCACCTGGTACCAGTAAGGAGTTGGCAGAAATGATTGTTGCTTTTGTTCAAATTCAAGACGCATAA
- a CDS encoding outer membrane protein transport protein has translation MLRKCLLIVLILGMAAPAFGGGIDNKQNFSSAYAGTLSRNAATDGADAAAYNPAGLMLLKNGTYLELDLLPFTFDYDHEYDGETQTASPNLIAPMVFGVHKWDQWALWGTFTINGGGGETEYENGNVITQTVENRLFRGDFAPTLPGGGTLTQPYAYAESYDYTFTAGVSYALHPMVSVAAGVRYIFTDKEVDLHGTYFVDLLAKYDQEAHGYGGVIGINIHPSDTLNIGIRYDSEVKLDWETDTNGSNALGIALLEAFGRKDGKSYARDLPAVLALGVEWKVLPKLTLKPSFSYFFEKDADWDTQNDAVDGNSYELALALQYDVNAYWSLTAGYLFINVDMKPENFGIIEQMNPPLDCHAFAVGAKYRMTEKLTLILGLSGYFYEDDTAPADLVAGRPEVTYDKTLYQAGIGIQYRF, from the coding sequence ATGCTAAGAAAATGTTTATTGATCGTATTAATTTTGGGAATGGCCGCGCCTGCATTCGGCGGCGGTATTGATAACAAACAGAATTTCTCCTCAGCATATGCCGGCACGCTCAGCCGCAATGCCGCAACAGACGGTGCAGATGCAGCCGCTTATAACCCTGCCGGTCTGATGCTGCTCAAAAACGGAACCTATCTGGAACTTGATCTTTTGCCCTTCACCTTTGACTATGACCATGAATATGATGGGGAAACCCAAACCGCCAGCCCCAACCTGATCGCGCCCATGGTCTTCGGGGTTCACAAATGGGACCAATGGGCCTTATGGGGGACTTTTACCATAAACGGTGGGGGCGGTGAAACCGAATACGAAAACGGCAATGTTATTACCCAAACCGTTGAAAATCGTTTATTTAGAGGTGATTTCGCCCCTACCCTCCCCGGAGGAGGAACACTCACCCAGCCTTATGCTTATGCTGAAAGCTATGATTACACCTTCACGGCAGGTGTTTCCTACGCGCTTCATCCAATGGTCTCCGTTGCCGCCGGGGTCAGGTACATATTCACCGACAAAGAAGTGGATCTCCACGGTACTTACTTCGTCGATCTCCTGGCCAAATATGACCAGGAAGCCCACGGTTACGGTGGGGTGATCGGTATCAACATTCACCCGTCTGACACGCTCAACATCGGTATCCGATATGATTCAGAAGTCAAGCTGGACTGGGAGACCGATACAAATGGATCAAACGCCCTGGGTATAGCCCTTCTCGAAGCCTTTGGCAGGAAAGACGGCAAAAGCTATGCCAGAGACCTTCCGGCAGTACTGGCGCTGGGTGTTGAGTGGAAAGTCCTCCCTAAACTCACCCTCAAACCCTCATTTTCCTATTTTTTTGAAAAGGATGCGGATTGGGATACCCAGAATGACGCTGTGGACGGCAACTCCTACGAACTGGCATTGGCCCTACAATACGATGTCAATGCGTATTGGTCCCTGACAGCGGGTTATCTTTTTATTAATGTAGATATGAAACCTGAAAACTTCGGTATCATTGAACAGATGAATCCGCCCTTGGACTGCCATGCCTTTGCTGTCGGCGCAAAATACAGGATGACGGAAAAACTCACTCTGATCCTGGGCCTTTCCGGATATTTTTACGAGGATGACACTGCCCCGGCCGACCTTGTCGCAGGCCGTCCCGAAGTGACCTACGATAAAACCCTGTATCAGGCAGGAATCGGTATCCAGTATCGTTTCTAA
- a CDS encoding MetS family NSS transporter small subunit: MMTSAIVMMALGLGITWIGAGVCIAIAIKKKQL; encoded by the coding sequence ATGATGACTTCCGCTATTGTGATGATGGCCCTGGGGCTCGGCATTACCTGGATTGGGGCCGGTGTCTGCATTGCCATTGCCATCAAGAAAAAACAGCTTTAA
- a CDS encoding ammonium transporter: MVNKRHISFGFVILGTPLAALAGDGTVIDSGNTSWMLISTALVLLMLPGLAMFYGGLVRSKNVLGTMMHTFVSMAVIGVLWVVCGYSLTFGKSIMGGLVGWNSDFFFLKGIDEAVTNGIPEYIIAMFQGKFAIITPALISGALAERVYLRGYILFISLWFLVVYTPLCHWVWASDGWLFNTGASGVIDLAGGLVIHVSAGISALVAAIYLGPRLGHPRIATPPNNLTMTLIGAGLLWVGWFGFNAGSTLQSGLDSARALTMTQVSAASGALVWLCMEGIMYKKASALGFASGTLAGLVVITPAAAVVQPLGALFLGAASTVVCFYALQLKMKLGYDDTLDCFGIHGVGSALGVVLLSFFIRDSWMASASEAAGRTWTAFDQLLVQLKGLGATILLAGVATIILCMIVEKTVGFRLDEESEYRGLDQSLHGERGYDFSS, from the coding sequence ATGGTAAATAAGCGACACATTTCTTTCGGTTTTGTAATTCTTGGCACTCCGTTGGCTGCCTTGGCTGGAGACGGCACAGTAATTGACAGCGGAAACACGAGTTGGATGTTAATTTCAACTGCGCTGGTTCTACTCATGCTGCCGGGCCTGGCTATGTTTTACGGCGGACTGGTACGTTCAAAAAATGTTTTGGGAACCATGATGCACACCTTTGTATCCATGGCAGTAATCGGCGTGCTGTGGGTAGTCTGTGGATATTCATTAACATTTGGAAAGAGCATTATGGGGGGGCTTGTCGGCTGGAACAGCGATTTCTTTTTCCTCAAGGGAATCGATGAAGCAGTGACTAACGGGATTCCGGAATATATCATTGCCATGTTCCAAGGGAAATTTGCCATCATCACACCGGCCCTGATCAGTGGCGCTCTGGCAGAGCGAGTTTATTTAAGAGGATATATCCTGTTTATTTCCCTGTGGTTTCTAGTGGTTTACACGCCACTTTGCCACTGGGTCTGGGCGTCGGACGGCTGGTTGTTCAATACCGGTGCATCCGGAGTGATTGACCTGGCCGGTGGATTGGTCATCCATGTATCAGCCGGAATCAGCGCCCTGGTGGCGGCCATCTATCTGGGGCCCCGGCTGGGCCATCCCAGAATTGCCACCCCGCCCAACAACCTGACCATGACCCTCATTGGTGCCGGCTTGCTGTGGGTGGGCTGGTTTGGTTTTAATGCCGGCTCTACCCTTCAGAGCGGTCTGGATTCAGCCAGAGCCCTGACCATGACCCAGGTTTCGGCTGCCAGTGGCGCACTGGTCTGGCTGTGTATGGAAGGGATTATGTACAAAAAGGCATCTGCCCTTGGTTTTGCGTCCGGCACCCTGGCCGGTCTGGTGGTAATCACCCCTGCGGCTGCAGTTGTCCAACCCCTGGGTGCCCTGTTCCTGGGAGCGGCATCTACTGTGGTGTGTTTTTATGCGCTTCAGCTTAAAATGAAGCTGGGCTATGATGATACACTGGACTGTTTTGGCATCCATGGTGTAGGCAGCGCTTTAGGGGTTGTTCTGCTCAGCTTTTTCATTCGCGATTCCTGGATGGCATCAGCCAGCGAGGCAGCCGGCCGGACCTGGACGGCTTTTGATCAGTTGTTGGTGCAACTCAAAGGATTGGGCGCAACGATCCTGCTCGCCGGCGTCGCAACCATTATCCTGTGCATGATTGTGGAAAAAACAGTCGGATTCAGACTGGATGAAGAGAGTGAATATAGAGGGCTTGACCAGTCACTTCATGGCGAACGAGGGTATGATTTCTCATCCTGA
- a CDS encoding tetratricopeptide repeat protein, producing MKANHLISQEKYDEAIPILKEQIAERPDFARARNKLGFAYLKTGQLDKAIDEFENVLNKVPDEPYAILYLGMAYLNKEELGKAMDTWKMYKNVRAPLVEEEINRLMTVLLIAQSQRSAKTALAQEGQLKTNRPDANTIAVCYFNDLSADKSLRAFQKGLAAMVATDLSKIRNFKVIERLRLQALLQEMKLGQTGIVDPNTAPRVGKLLGTENLVTGNLSLGSIQVVASVSSSSNEKVLGSTSTKVEQENFYDLPGLVIENCANILGIKLSDEEKAAIGVPHTKVYQAFIYYGQALDALDAGKWQDAKNLFEMALKEDPLFYLAKKGRDSCPAKNTPSIAEISVMTAVDLANVTERSIDKAEDQQARADKSASTANKGGGSGGGGHSY from the coding sequence ATGAAAGCAAATCATTTGATTAGCCAGGAAAAGTATGATGAGGCCATACCTATTCTAAAAGAACAAATCGCGGAACGTCCTGATTTCGCCAGAGCAAGAAACAAGCTTGGCTTTGCCTATTTGAAGACAGGTCAGCTGGATAAAGCCATTGATGAATTTGAGAATGTTTTAAACAAAGTTCCTGATGAACCTTATGCGATTTTATATCTTGGAATGGCTTATCTGAATAAAGAAGAACTTGGCAAGGCCATGGACACATGGAAAATGTATAAAAACGTGCGTGCTCCCCTGGTAGAAGAGGAGATCAACCGCCTGATGACCGTGCTGCTGATCGCCCAAAGCCAGCGCTCGGCCAAGACAGCCCTGGCACAGGAAGGACAATTAAAAACCAACAGGCCTGACGCAAATACAATAGCCGTCTGTTATTTTAATGACCTCTCAGCTGATAAATCCCTGCGCGCCTTTCAGAAAGGCCTGGCCGCCATGGTCGCCACAGATCTTTCCAAAATCAGAAACTTCAAAGTCATTGAGCGCCTGCGTCTCCAGGCTTTGTTGCAGGAGATGAAGCTGGGACAAACCGGTATCGTTGATCCAAACACAGCCCCTAGAGTCGGCAAACTATTGGGAACAGAAAATCTGGTAACCGGCAACCTCTCTTTAGGAAGTATCCAAGTCGTTGCTTCCGTATCCTCTTCCAGTAACGAAAAAGTGCTGGGCAGCACGAGTACGAAGGTAGAACAGGAAAATTTTTATGACCTGCCGGGTCTGGTCATTGAAAACTGTGCCAATATTCTCGGTATAAAGTTATCTGACGAAGAAAAAGCGGCCATCGGCGTACCCCATACAAAAGTATATCAGGCATTTATTTACTATGGACAAGCGTTAGATGCCCTTGATGCCGGGAAATGGCAGGATGCCAAGAATTTATTTGAAATGGCCTTGAAAGAAGATCCTCTATTTTATCTCGCCAAAAAAGGTCGGGATTCATGTCCAGCAAAGAACACACCCAGTATTGCCGAAATCAGTGTCATGACGGCAGTAGATCTGGCAAATGTGACTGAACGCTCTATTGATAAGGCCGAAGATCAACAGGCAAGGGCTGATAAATCAGCCTCGACTGCGAACAAAGGGGGCGGCAGTGGTGGTGGTGGCCATAGCTATTGA
- a CDS encoding CsgG/HfaB family protein has product MKILRRTVTVMAALLLTFGWVGTKRVQAFESGNAEVNIVPKTLAILPFENNSVTDSDRYTPLSKGLSAMLITDLSKNGTSMKLIERGKIASLLKEIALSQGGAVDDSTAVQAGKILGAQCIAFGSFMVIAKQVRIDTRIIKVETSELIMAESIVGKTKNFMTLEQDLAQKIAESLNVALKTQKSNSGSDIEAALYFSKGLDALDKGDKTAARQLFKKCIKLDPAYKTQVDNIQDLKL; this is encoded by the coding sequence ATGAAAATTCTTAGGCGGACGGTGACGGTGATGGCAGCATTGCTGTTGACCTTTGGATGGGTCGGCACAAAAAGGGTCCAAGCATTTGAGTCCGGTAATGCTGAAGTTAACATAGTCCCGAAAACTCTGGCCATTTTGCCTTTTGAGAACAATTCCGTGACAGACTCTGATCGATACACGCCTCTCAGCAAAGGGCTTTCAGCCATGCTGATCACGGATCTTAGCAAAAACGGAACGTCTATGAAGCTGATTGAGCGCGGAAAAATCGCATCTCTGTTAAAGGAAATCGCTCTAAGTCAGGGTGGCGCCGTGGACGATTCCACCGCTGTTCAGGCGGGAAAGATCCTGGGAGCCCAATGTATTGCCTTTGGTTCATTTATGGTGATCGCAAAACAGGTACGTATTGATACCAGAATCATCAAAGTTGAAACCTCGGAGCTGATTATGGCTGAATCAATTGTCGGTAAAACTAAAAACTTCATGACTCTGGAACAAGATCTTGCCCAAAAAATCGCCGAATCCCTGAATGTTGCATTAAAGACCCAAAAGAGCAATTCCGGTAGCGATATTGAGGCAGCGCTTTATTTTTCAAAAGGATTGGACGCACTGGATAAAGGGGATAAGACGGCGGCCAGGCAGTTGTTTAAAAAGTGTATTAAACTGGATCCTGCCTATAAAACCCAGGTGGATAACATACAGGACCTGAAACTATGA
- a CDS encoding serine protease codes for MARFAWIFPVLFLICTCSTLFAEEKDTVVKIYVVYSEHNYHEPWQMKGISSRHGSGVIIHGNRILTNAHVVCDNTFLQVRKSGQAKRYTAIVDMIDHKSDLALLKVNDPDFFKGIVPIGFGHFSRIKDEVYAYGFPEGGDKLSITKGVVSRVEHKKYKHAGSYLIACQLDASLNHGNSGGPIFKDGTIVGIAFQNHAEPQAENIGYMIPIPVIRHFLKDIADNHLDGIPEFGISMQKLENQDMRAFYQMTDIQTGVLINAIYPDSPAVGYLEVNDVLLKINDLNIENDGTIEFRKGERTYLGFIIQQKQINESVTLTVLRKGNLVSVELPLTKALHCCRLVSYRQYETEPEFYIIGGLVFEALAMNYLYEYGGSDFSLNAPTELLNLFYNGFPSKDQKDIVMLAQVLPDDVNIGYHEFINGIISKVNGKTIVALEDLITAFENGEGDYHIIEDIRGFKIVLNREAVEKSNKRILAKYKISSDRSLKFKSLNKKNY; via the coding sequence ATGGCCAGATTTGCGTGGATTTTTCCTGTATTGTTTTTGATATGCACCTGTTCTACACTTTTCGCTGAAGAAAAGGACACCGTCGTTAAAATTTATGTGGTCTACAGTGAGCATAACTACCATGAACCATGGCAGATGAAAGGAATAAGTTCACGCCACGGATCCGGCGTTATTATTCATGGCAATCGAATTTTAACCAACGCCCATGTTGTCTGTGACAATACTTTTTTACAGGTTAGAAAATCAGGCCAGGCTAAGCGATATACCGCGATCGTTGATATGATTGACCATAAGAGCGATCTGGCCTTACTAAAAGTTAATGACCCTGATTTTTTTAAAGGAATTGTACCCATAGGATTCGGACATTTTTCCCGTATTAAGGATGAAGTCTATGCTTATGGGTTTCCCGAAGGCGGAGACAAACTTTCCATTACCAAAGGCGTCGTGTCAAGGGTCGAACATAAGAAGTATAAACATGCCGGATCGTATCTCATTGCCTGTCAGTTAGATGCGTCCCTTAATCACGGAAACAGTGGCGGCCCGATTTTCAAAGATGGAACGATCGTCGGTATTGCCTTTCAAAATCACGCAGAACCCCAGGCGGAAAATATCGGTTATATGATTCCCATACCGGTGATTCGGCATTTTCTTAAAGATATTGCCGATAATCATTTGGACGGCATTCCTGAATTTGGGATTTCCATGCAGAAACTGGAGAACCAAGACATGAGAGCTTTTTATCAGATGACGGATATACAGACCGGAGTGCTGATAAACGCCATTTATCCGGATTCACCAGCTGTTGGGTATCTTGAAGTTAATGATGTGCTTTTAAAAATCAACGATCTAAATATTGAGAATGATGGAACCATTGAGTTCAGAAAAGGGGAAAGGACCTATCTTGGTTTCATCATCCAGCAAAAACAGATCAATGAATCAGTAACCCTGACTGTTCTAAGGAAGGGAAACCTTGTGTCCGTTGAATTGCCCCTGACGAAAGCACTTCATTGTTGCCGTCTTGTTTCTTACAGGCAGTACGAAACAGAACCTGAATTCTATATTATTGGCGGATTGGTTTTTGAGGCTTTGGCCATGAACTACCTGTATGAATACGGTGGCAGTGATTTTTCCTTAAATGCGCCTACAGAGCTTTTAAATCTGTTTTACAACGGATTTCCCAGTAAAGATCAAAAGGATATTGTAATGCTGGCCCAGGTCCTGCCTGATGACGTAAATATAGGGTATCATGAATTCATTAACGGCATTATTTCAAAAGTGAACGGAAAAACCATCGTGGCCCTGGAGGATTTAATAACAGCGTTTGAGAACGGGGAAGGGGATTATCACATTATTGAAGATATCAGGGGCTTTAAGATCGTTTTAAATCGGGAAGCTGTTGAAAAATCAAATAAAAGAATTTTGGCAAAATATAAAATTTCTTCAGATCGATCCCTGAAATTCAAAAGCCTGAATAAAAAAAATTACTAA